A portion of the bacterium genome contains these proteins:
- a CDS encoding DUF3108 domain-containing protein: MRRIFFIIIFIFIRTTICAEELPFGTSDKLTYEVRLFGFKIGSQIDEVIGIEEINTQQTYHLRSTIKSNPFFSHYYYLSEQIDSWVQTSTLLPVLTIKDINRKKYHKHYISTFDHINQKAVVFSQHTDITRTIDIVPNTRDFLSLIYYLRNQDLKIGNSYLLSLLTSDEVEKIKVNIVKEEMLSTPAGRFKTLKVIAGPDIIVWFTTNKTHLPVKIEVKTDAGPLKAYLEKKE, from the coding sequence ATGCGAAGGATATTTTTTATAATCATATTTATTTTTATCAGAACAACGATATGTGCTGAGGAATTGCCATTTGGAACAAGCGACAAACTTACCTATGAGGTTCGGCTATTTGGATTTAAAATAGGCAGTCAAATAGATGAGGTTATAGGAATCGAGGAGATAAATACTCAGCAAACTTATCATCTTCGCTCTACAATTAAATCTAATCCTTTTTTTTCACATTATTACTACCTATCTGAACAAATAGATAGCTGGGTGCAAACCTCAACTTTACTTCCAGTGCTGACAATAAAGGATATTAACCGCAAAAAATATCATAAACATTATATCTCCACATTTGACCACATAAATCAAAAGGCAGTTGTTTTCAGTCAACATACGGATATAACTCGAACTATTGATATAGTTCCAAATACCAGAGATTTTCTTTCTTTAATTTATTATCTACGGAATCAAGATTTGAAAATAGGTAATTCATATCTTTTAAGTTTATTAACTTCAGATGAAGTAGAAAAGATTAAAGTAAATATAGTAAAAGAAGAAATGCTCTCTACCCCGGCGGGAAGGTTTAAAACTTTAAAGGTAATAGCTGGACCAGATATTATCGTCTGGTTCACAACAAATAAAACACATCTACCGGTTAAGATTGAAGTAAAAACCGATGCAGGACCGCTAAAGGCATATCTGGAAAAAAAGGAATAA
- a CDS encoding metallophosphoesterase family protein, whose protein sequence is MKYGIISDIHSNLEALKVVLNELKDVDQIICLGDIVGYGPLPNECIQEIRNLSGLKVVVGNHDLACIGWKDTSWFNEYAQRAIIWTMDTLTKENKEYLASLPEIIEEKDFIMVHGSLNDYTDEYISGIKEAAKNFRLLKKSNLLLVGHTHHPYLFVYKEYYPIYSIRLGDTDTIRILSDEKLIVNVGAVGQPRDGDPRASFGIFDTKTKEITIHKIPYDIRKTQELMRKEVLPTLLIDRLSEGY, encoded by the coding sequence ATGAAATATGGAATTATTTCGGATATTCATAGTAATTTAGAGGCTTTAAAGGTAGTCCTTAATGAATTGAAAGATGTTGACCAAATAATCTGTCTGGGAGATATTGTTGGTTACGGACCTCTTCCAAATGAGTGCATTCAGGAAATAAGAAATCTTTCAGGATTGAAGGTGGTTGTTGGTAATCATGATTTAGCCTGCATTGGTTGGAAGGATACCTCCTGGTTTAATGAATATGCCCAAAGAGCGATTATCTGGACTATGGATACTTTAACTAAAGAGAATAAAGAATATTTAGCCTCATTACCAGAAATCATCGAAGAAAAAGATTTTATTATGGTTCATGGCAGTTTAAATGATTATACAGATGAGTATATTAGTGGGATTAAAGAAGCCGCTAAAAACTTCAGGTTATTAAAAAAGAGTAATCTTTTATTAGTAGGACATACCCATCATCCATACCTATTTGTTTATAAAGAATATTACCCAATTTATTCTATTAGACTTGGTGATACAGATACAATTAGAATTTTGTCTGATGAGAAATTAATCGTTAATGTTGGAGCAGTAGGACAACCAAGAGACGGTGACCCGAGAGCAAGTTTTGGCATATTTGATACAAAGACTAAAGAAATCACGATACATAAAATTCCTTATGATATCCGAAAAACACAAGAACTAATGAGAAAAGAAGTTTTACCCACACTCCTGATTGACAGATTATCAGAGGGATATTAA
- a CDS encoding four helix bundle protein — protein sequence MRIESYKDLKVYQLAYQLAMEIFEQTKSFPKEEKYSLIDQMRRSSRSVCTSIAEAWRKRRYPKYFTNKLTDADAEGSETQVWIDFSSSCKYINAEIYKYWTQGYEEIGKMLNGMLKQPEKFCQ from the coding sequence ATGAGAATTGAAAGCTATAAAGACTTGAAAGTATATCAATTAGCATATCAATTAGCAATGGAAATATTTGAACAAACAAAAAGTTTCCCTAAGGAAGAAAAGTATTCACTTATTGACCAAATGCGACGCTCATCACGGTCTGTTTGTACATCTATAGCAGAAGCATGGAGAAAAAGAAGATACCCCAAATACTTCACTAATAAATTGACAGATGCTGATGCTGAAGGTAGCGAGACCCAGGTATGGATAGATTTTTCTTCAAGTTGTAAATATATCAATGCGGAGATTTACAAATATTGGACTCAAGGCTATGAAGAAATTGGAAAGATGCTTAATGGAATGTTGAAACAACCTGAGAAGTTTTGCCAATAA
- a CDS encoding DNA polymerase III subunit beta: MAINQGQIEKIVSLAKIYGATRLILFGSALEMPLETRDIDLACEGVTGWKIYELAAKLEEELETPLDIVPLSPPTRFTRYIETKGKVLL, encoded by the coding sequence GTGGCAATAAATCAAGGACAAATTGAAAAGATAGTCTCTTTGGCTAAAATATATGGTGCTACACGATTGATTCTTTTTGGCAGTGCGCTGGAAATGCCATTAGAGACGAGAGATATTGATTTGGCTTGTGAGGGAGTAACAGGATGGAAGATTTATGAATTGGCGGCAAAACTTGAAGAGGAGTTAGAAACACCTTTGGATATAGTTCCATTAAGTCCGCCAACACGGTTTACAAGGTATATTGAAACAAAAGGGAAAGTTTTACTATGA
- a CDS encoding methyltransferase domain-containing protein → MDLTEIFRIKAVLPFVKGRLLDIGCGYNNLVKKYKGEGVGVDVFNWGERPDYVVERTDCLPFEDETFDTITFLACLNHIPYRVSVLKEARRILKKDGRIIITMIAPLIGKIAHLIEIKDELMRGEIHQNETPGLSLQDLKAIFKEANLIIEKTKSFEFGLNKIYLLKKQFNF, encoded by the coding sequence ATGGACCTGACAGAAATCTTCAGGATAAAAGCAGTGCTTCCTTTTGTAAAAGGAAGATTACTTGACATTGGTTGTGGTTATAATAATCTTGTTAAAAAATATAAGGGAGAAGGAGTAGGGGTTGATGTTTTTAATTGGGGAGAAAGACCGGATTATGTTGTTGAACGAACTGATTGCTTACCATTCGAAGATGAAACATTCGATACCATAACTTTTCTTGCATGTTTAAATCATATTCCGTATCGTGTATCAGTTTTGAAGGAAGCACGGCGGATATTGAAAAAGGATGGGAGAATAATTATCACAATGATAGCCCCTTTAATTGGAAAGATAGCACATTTGATAGAAATCAAGGATGAATTAATGAGGGGTGAAATACATCAAAATGAGACACCTGGCTTAAGTCTTCAGGACCTTAAAGCAATCTTCAAAGAAGCAAATTTGATTATTGAAAAAACTAAATCATTTGAATTCGGTTTAAATAAAATTTATCTCTTAAAAAAACAGTTTAACTTTTAA